A region of Curvibacter sp. AEP1-3 DNA encodes the following proteins:
- a CDS encoding PspA/IM30 family protein yields MSQNLSSRVAKVIAASAHNLLDKWEDANPVAMLDQATRELDQVTSEVRTELGVAVANRHLTQQQHVRLNHEHTELAEHIGAAITAGKDELAKAALARQLDIEAQLPILEASLVNLGNEEKELSAFVEALMGKKREMQRVIMDFEASRQEARSATGNRAVKTLHTQARVQAAQDAFDRTILRQTGVEGLTRGATLEQSSKLKELGDMVRDNKINERLAALKAAQ; encoded by the coding sequence ATGTCACAAAACCTGAGTAGCCGTGTAGCCAAAGTAATCGCCGCGAGCGCCCACAATCTGTTAGACAAATGGGAGGACGCCAACCCGGTAGCCATGCTGGATCAAGCAACCCGTGAGCTGGATCAAGTTACCTCGGAGGTCCGGACTGAGCTGGGGGTAGCAGTCGCCAACCGGCATCTGACCCAACAGCAGCATGTGCGTTTGAATCATGAGCACACTGAGCTGGCTGAGCATATCGGCGCGGCCATCACCGCAGGCAAGGACGAGCTCGCCAAGGCAGCACTGGCACGTCAATTGGATATTGAAGCCCAACTGCCCATTCTTGAGGCCAGTCTGGTTAATCTGGGCAATGAGGAGAAAGAGCTGTCTGCCTTTGTAGAAGCTCTGATGGGCAAGAAGCGGGAGATGCAACGCGTGATCATGGACTTTGAGGCTTCGCGTCAGGAGGCACGTTCTGCGACAGGCAACCGTGCAGTGAAAACTTTGCATACCCAGGCGCGTGTACAGGCTGCACAAGATGCATTTGACCGCACCATCTTGCGGCAAACAGGCGTTGAGGGTTTAACCCGAGGCGCTACGCTGGAGCAGTCCTCGAAATTGAAAGAACTCGGTGATATGGTGCGGGACAACAAAATCAACGAGCGACTCGCGGCCTTGAAAGCCGCGCAATAA
- a CDS encoding nucleotidyltransferase family protein, translated as MNFPASYPLVSSLEAAALPVVLVLASGRGERFTASGGKVHKLQADLAGTPVMQRTLNAVRASGLRWHLEDAGHPGMGDSIAAAVCATRDAPGWMVLPADLPLIRPETLVDIARDPLAGEVLMPVFEGQRGHPVRFAPACGDALAALQGNQGAAPVVSARAAIKIVVNDPGCITDIDTLDDLQRAERLLQAAS; from the coding sequence ATGAATTTCCCCGCGAGTTACCCCCTGGTTTCATCCCTTGAGGCCGCTGCTTTGCCTGTGGTGCTGGTGCTGGCCTCCGGCCGTGGCGAGCGCTTTACAGCATCCGGCGGCAAGGTGCACAAACTGCAAGCAGACCTGGCCGGCACCCCCGTGATGCAGCGCACCCTGAACGCCGTGCGCGCCAGTGGCCTGCGCTGGCACCTCGAAGATGCAGGCCACCCCGGAATGGGCGACAGCATTGCAGCAGCCGTATGCGCCACCCGCGACGCGCCGGGCTGGATGGTGTTGCCCGCCGATTTACCCCTGATTCGCCCTGAAACCCTGGTGGATATCGCCAGAGATCCGCTGGCCGGCGAGGTACTTATGCCGGTGTTTGAAGGGCAGCGTGGCCACCCGGTGCGCTTTGCCCCTGCGTGTGGCGATGCACTCGCTGCTTTGCAGGGAAATCAGGGTGCAGCGCCCGTAGTGTCTGCGCGAGCAGCTATCAAAATAGTAGTCAACGACCCCGGTTGCATCACCGATATCGACACCCTGGACGATTTGCAACGCGCAGAACGCCTGTTGCAGGCAGCGTCCTGA
- a CDS encoding DUF502 domain-containing protein: MNFKLKHPLRTLLTGVLALLPLAATLLLLSWLWSFLAIWLGPGSAFGQLLTGIGLGLTESEVIGYLLGLMLVVALVYAFGLMVERGLEQGAAQLLEALVQRIPVVRTVYDVVQKLVGLLSRKDGEEHQSLSPVWLYFGGKPGSDAGDASAAAGKQGTAVLGFLSTPQAVMIGGMPYLGVLVPTAPVPVGGGLLYVPPDWVEPADIGMEGVTSIYVSMGVTSDQYLKKSGL; the protein is encoded by the coding sequence ATGAACTTCAAGTTGAAACACCCTTTGCGCACCTTGCTCACGGGGGTGCTGGCGCTACTGCCCTTGGCGGCAACCTTGTTATTGCTATCGTGGCTGTGGAGTTTTCTGGCTATATGGCTGGGGCCGGGGAGTGCCTTCGGTCAGTTGCTGACCGGCATCGGGCTGGGGCTGACTGAGTCGGAGGTGATCGGCTACCTGCTGGGCTTGATGTTGGTGGTTGCGCTGGTCTATGCCTTCGGCTTGATGGTGGAGCGGGGCCTCGAGCAAGGTGCGGCCCAGCTGCTGGAAGCATTGGTGCAACGCATTCCTGTGGTCCGCACGGTGTACGACGTGGTGCAAAAGCTGGTCGGTCTATTAAGCCGGAAAGACGGGGAGGAGCATCAGTCACTGTCGCCTGTATGGCTGTATTTTGGCGGCAAACCGGGCTCTGATGCCGGTGATGCCAGCGCTGCGGCGGGCAAGCAGGGCACAGCTGTACTCGGCTTTTTGTCGACACCGCAGGCCGTGATGATTGGTGGCATGCCTTATCTCGGGGTACTGGTGCCGACAGCGCCCGTTCCTGTGGGCGGTGGTTTGCTCTATGTGCCGCCGGACTGGGTGGAGCCCGCAGACATCGGCATGGAGGGGGTGACGAGCATCTATGTGTCGATGGGCGTCACATCCGATCAATACCTGAAGAAATCCGGGCTTTGA
- a CDS encoding DEAD/DEAH box helicase, with protein sequence MNFEELKLAPAIVKAVREQGYETPTAIQAQAIPLVLEGHDLLGGAQTGTGKTAAFTLPLLHRLSMSRSAQNKFGGTGIRALVLTPTRELAAQVEESVRQYGKYLQLSSTVVFGGVGMNPQISKVKKGVDILVATPGRLLDLAQQGMLDLGQVQMLVLDEADRMLDMGFIHDVKKVLALVPKEKQSLLFSATFSDEIRELANGLLKNPQSVQVTPRNTTVQRITQVIHPVGRGKKKALLAHIINEQNWSQVLVFTRTKFGANNVAEFLEKNGITAMALHGNKSQAARTQALSGFKSGDVRALVATDIAARGIDIDDLPHVVNYEIPNVSEDYVHRIGRTGRAGADGAAVNLVCLDEEGFMQDIERFTKQKIEVKLVEGFAPEPGEKAEPIAMGRQTIWGGAGKPPSRDVMQAAAKAARTEMLQRVRDNKAGHGGGRGGNAGAGGGGNGGGRGGQGARGNGGGNVGSGRGPDRGGEFQPPRSQGPRPAQGRGPRREGGSAEFQPPAGFTHEGRAPRPSTAQPDPMRTSVDMMAGRGARRGGGGGFGGGGRSGGGNGGGYGGGGGGFGGGGRPGGGGRGGNGPRGPRGPGGSSSR encoded by the coding sequence ATGAACTTTGAAGAATTGAAGCTGGCACCTGCCATTGTGAAGGCCGTGCGTGAGCAGGGTTACGAAACGCCCACCGCCATCCAGGCGCAAGCCATTCCATTGGTACTCGAAGGCCACGACCTGCTGGGCGGCGCCCAGACAGGTACCGGCAAGACCGCTGCATTCACCCTGCCCCTGCTGCACCGCCTCTCCATGAGCCGCAGCGCGCAGAACAAATTCGGCGGCACCGGCATCCGCGCCCTTGTGCTGACCCCCACCCGCGAACTCGCCGCCCAAGTAGAAGAGTCGGTGCGCCAGTACGGCAAATACTTGCAACTCAGCTCCACCGTCGTGTTCGGCGGCGTAGGGATGAACCCGCAGATTTCCAAAGTAAAAAAGGGCGTCGACATTCTGGTGGCCACTCCTGGCCGTCTGCTGGATTTGGCCCAACAAGGCATGTTGGACCTGGGCCAAGTGCAAATGCTGGTGCTGGACGAAGCCGACCGCATGTTGGACATGGGCTTCATCCATGACGTGAAAAAAGTGCTGGCCCTGGTGCCCAAAGAAAAGCAAAGCCTGCTGTTCTCTGCGACCTTCAGCGACGAAATCCGCGAGCTGGCCAACGGCCTGCTCAAGAACCCGCAAAGCGTGCAAGTCACTCCGCGCAACACCACGGTGCAGCGCATCACCCAAGTGATCCACCCCGTGGGCCGCGGCAAGAAAAAGGCATTGCTCGCCCACATCATCAACGAGCAAAACTGGAGCCAGGTGCTGGTGTTCACCCGTACCAAGTTCGGTGCCAACAACGTGGCTGAGTTTCTGGAAAAAAACGGCATCACTGCCATGGCGCTGCACGGCAACAAGAGCCAAGCCGCCCGTACCCAGGCCCTGTCCGGCTTCAAGAGCGGCGATGTGCGCGCCTTGGTGGCCACCGACATTGCTGCCCGCGGTATCGACATTGACGACCTGCCGCACGTGGTGAACTACGAAATCCCGAACGTGAGCGAAGACTATGTCCACCGCATCGGCCGCACGGGTCGTGCCGGTGCCGATGGCGCCGCTGTGAACCTGGTGTGCCTGGACGAAGAAGGCTTCATGCAGGACATCGAGCGCTTCACCAAGCAAAAAATCGAAGTCAAGTTGGTCGAGGGATTTGCCCCCGAGCCGGGTGAAAAGGCCGAGCCTATCGCCATGGGCCGCCAGACCATCTGGGGCGGCGCAGGCAAGCCACCCAGCCGTGACGTGATGCAGGCAGCCGCCAAGGCCGCCCGCACCGAAATGCTGCAACGCGTGCGTGACAACAAAGCCGGCCACGGCGGTGGTCGCGGTGGCAATGCTGGCGCGGGTGGTGGCGGTAACGGCGGTGGCCGCGGTGGTCAAGGTGCCCGTGGCAATGGTGGTGGCAATGTCGGCAGCGGCCGAGGCCCTGATCGCGGTGGTGAATTCCAGCCCCCCCGCTCGCAAGGCCCGCGTCCCGCACAAGGCCGTGGCCCGCGCCGTGAAGGCGGCAGCGCCGAGTTCCAGCCGCCTGCAGGCTTCACCCACGAAGGTCGCGCTCCGCGTCCATCCACCGCGCAACCTGACCCCATGCGCACCAGCGTCGATATGATGGCTGGCCGTGGCGCCCGCCGCGGTGGTGGCGGTGGCTTTGGCGGCGGTGGCCGCAGTGGAGGTGGAAATGGCGGCGGATACGGTGGTGGCGGTGGCGGCTTCGGCGGCGGTGGACGCCCGGGTGGCGGTGGTCGCGGGGGCAACGGGCCTCGTGGGCCGCGCGGTCCTGGCGGCTCTTCTAGCCGATAA
- the eda gene encoding bifunctional 4-hydroxy-2-oxoglutarate aldolase/2-dehydro-3-deoxy-phosphogluconate aldolase: MSNAPAFTALQVMQDAPVIPVIVLNDVAHAVPMARALVAGGVRMLEVTLRTPQALACMEAIARDVPEAVVGAGTVRSKADAQAAANAGARFAVSPGYTSAVGQACRDLGLSLLPGVATGSEIMMAQEDGFTQLKFFPAMQAGGPAMLKAWSGPFFDVKFCPTGGVTLQNAPEFLALPNVVCVGGSWIVPADAMAKGEWDKITQLAKDTQALRK; the protein is encoded by the coding sequence ATGTCTAACGCTCCCGCCTTTACCGCCCTGCAAGTCATGCAGGACGCGCCCGTCATCCCCGTCATCGTGCTGAACGATGTAGCTCACGCGGTGCCTATGGCCCGCGCCCTGGTGGCCGGCGGCGTGCGCATGCTGGAAGTGACTCTGCGCACTCCCCAGGCCCTGGCCTGCATGGAAGCCATTGCCCGTGACGTGCCCGAAGCCGTGGTTGGCGCCGGCACGGTGCGCAGCAAGGCAGATGCGCAAGCCGCCGCCAACGCGGGCGCCCGCTTTGCGGTGAGCCCCGGCTACACCAGCGCCGTGGGCCAGGCTTGCCGTGATTTGGGCCTGTCCTTGTTGCCCGGTGTAGCCACCGGCAGCGAAATCATGATGGCGCAGGAAGACGGCTTCACCCAGCTCAAGTTCTTCCCCGCCATGCAAGCCGGCGGCCCCGCCATGCTCAAGGCTTGGAGCGGCCCGTTTTTTGATGTGAAGTTCTGCCCCACCGGTGGCGTGACCCTGCAAAATGCGCCCGAGTTTTTGGCCCTGCCCAACGTGGTGTGCGTTGGCGGCTCGTGGATCGTGCCGGCCGACGCCATGGCCAAGGGCGAGTGGGACAAGATCACCCAGCTGGCCAAAGACACACAGGCGCTGCGCAAGTAA
- a CDS encoding epimerase, which yields MTHTKLTQHIVDFAALPELPQIDDVFVCLGTTIKVAGSQAAFRAVDYDAVMAVAQMGRAQGATKLGVVSAMGADAKSGVFYNRVKGEVEDAIAQLGYTSVSIVRPSLLVGDRGPLNQPERPGERIGLVVSKLLKPLIPANYLPVQAEDVAAGLVQAVKAGQPGVQLILSGALQGAATRTAAT from the coding sequence TTGACCCACACTAAGCTGACCCAACACATCGTCGACTTTGCGGCGCTCCCTGAGCTGCCGCAAATCGACGATGTTTTTGTTTGTCTGGGCACGACCATCAAGGTGGCCGGCAGCCAGGCCGCGTTCCGCGCGGTGGACTATGACGCCGTTATGGCTGTAGCGCAGATGGGACGTGCGCAGGGCGCTACGAAATTAGGAGTGGTCAGCGCCATGGGCGCGGATGCCAAGTCTGGCGTTTTCTACAACCGCGTCAAAGGCGAAGTGGAAGATGCGATTGCACAGCTGGGCTACACAAGTGTCAGCATCGTGCGCCCTTCCCTCTTGGTGGGTGATCGCGGCCCGCTGAACCAACCCGAGCGACCCGGCGAGCGTATCGGCCTGGTGGTCAGCAAACTGCTCAAGCCACTCATTCCTGCCAACTACCTGCCCGTGCAAGCCGAAGACGTGGCTGCTGGCTTGGTGCAGGCTGTCAAAGCTGGGCAACCTGGTGTGCAACTCATTTTGTCGGGTGCCTTGCAGGGCGCGGCAACCCGCACCGCTGCGACTTAG
- a CDS encoding flotillin family protein: protein MNFDLLINTALPAGIVLIALVVVGIVFARLYNRATKETAFVRTGLGGQKVIMDGGAIVLPIFHETIPVNMNTLKLEVSRKNEHSLITLDRMRVDVAAAFFVRVKQLSESVSTAAQTLGRKTMAPEELKLLVEDKFVDALRATAATMSMQELQDKRRDFVQAVQNAVAEDLEKNGLELESVSLTNMDQTAKNFFNPNNAFDAEGLTRLTEETEARRKQRNDIEQDTEVQVRTKNLEAERQKLDITKQQEFAVLTQQQQISNAKAVQVAEIAKIEAERHREAEEVRINAERLVKEKRIEADRTVNSAEIDKNLVIQKKQIESERETKIKQAEQRQAVELANQDAAIAIARKSQEQSEADATANTALSEAVKSEELVNTAREIAIAERNKSIQLIDATKVAEQQAIGVKVAAQAEREAAENRAAAIKVEADAQRAASLAEAEGIAAINEAKNRLGAAQIDLAVRMQLIQALPQIIDSASKPLEKIDSIRLFQVNGMPMGGNTGGGESCGSGGATLPEQVVNSALNYQVAKPIVDAIMKDAGLNNPSLTGIAQTIAGMVTAAPVAVSTDGVTSA, encoded by the coding sequence ATGAACTTTGATCTGCTTATCAATACGGCGTTGCCCGCAGGTATTGTCCTGATTGCCTTGGTCGTGGTGGGTATTGTGTTTGCCCGGCTTTACAACCGTGCCACCAAAGAAACAGCTTTTGTGCGTACAGGCTTGGGTGGCCAGAAAGTCATCATGGATGGCGGTGCCATCGTGTTGCCGATATTTCACGAGACGATACCCGTGAACATGAATACCTTGAAACTGGAAGTGTCCCGCAAGAACGAACACAGTCTCATTACCTTGGACCGCATGCGGGTGGACGTGGCCGCGGCGTTCTTTGTGCGTGTCAAGCAACTTTCTGAATCGGTGAGTACTGCCGCCCAGACTTTAGGTCGCAAGACTATGGCGCCTGAAGAGCTCAAGTTGCTCGTGGAAGATAAGTTTGTGGATGCTTTGCGCGCGACGGCGGCCACCATGAGCATGCAGGAGTTGCAAGACAAACGACGTGATTTCGTACAAGCCGTTCAAAACGCAGTTGCCGAAGACCTGGAGAAAAACGGTCTTGAACTGGAGTCCGTCTCGTTGACCAATATGGACCAAACTGCCAAGAATTTCTTCAATCCCAACAATGCGTTTGATGCCGAAGGTTTGACTCGCTTGACTGAAGAAACAGAGGCCCGCCGCAAGCAGCGCAACGACATAGAGCAGGATACAGAGGTTCAGGTGCGGACCAAGAACCTGGAAGCGGAACGCCAAAAGCTGGACATCACCAAGCAGCAGGAATTCGCAGTGCTGACCCAACAGCAGCAGATTTCTAATGCCAAGGCGGTGCAGGTTGCAGAAATCGCCAAGATTGAGGCTGAACGCCACCGCGAAGCGGAAGAAGTGCGCATCAACGCCGAACGTCTGGTCAAGGAAAAGCGAATCGAAGCGGACCGAACAGTGAACAGCGCCGAGATTGACAAAAATCTGGTGATTCAAAAGAAGCAGATCGAGTCAGAGCGCGAAACCAAGATCAAACAAGCCGAGCAACGCCAAGCGGTGGAGCTGGCCAACCAGGATGCAGCTATTGCCATTGCACGCAAATCGCAAGAGCAATCCGAAGCGGACGCTACGGCGAACACGGCCCTGTCTGAAGCGGTCAAGTCAGAGGAGTTGGTGAACACTGCCCGTGAAATTGCCATCGCGGAGCGGAACAAATCCATCCAGCTGATTGACGCGACCAAGGTTGCTGAGCAGCAGGCGATTGGCGTTAAGGTGGCGGCACAGGCTGAGCGGGAAGCCGCCGAGAACCGGGCCGCAGCCATCAAAGTGGAAGCTGATGCGCAGAGGGCTGCCTCATTGGCGGAGGCAGAAGGTATCGCGGCCATCAACGAGGCGAAGAACCGTTTGGGCGCCGCGCAAATTGATTTGGCCGTGCGCATGCAACTCATCCAGGCCTTGCCGCAAATCATCGACAGCGCATCGAAACCGTTGGAAAAGATTGATTCCATCCGGTTGTTTCAGGTGAATGGCATGCCCATGGGGGGCAACACCGGAGGTGGCGAGTCCTGTGGATCCGGAGGCGCTACCCTGCCTGAACAAGTGGTGAATTCAGCGCTGAACTATCAGGTAGCCAAACCTATTGTGGATGCCATCATGAAGGACGCAGGTTTGAACAATCCATCGCTTACCGGGATTGCGCAGACCATCGCGGGCATGGTTACGGCCGCTCCAGTCGCGGTGTCAACTGATGGTGTAACTTCCGCCTAA
- a CDS encoding YqiJ family protein, with protein sequence MSILTAPETWPFAAALVTVVGLGVLEGLGMLFATSPSLWVDNLVPDAPDGAEGVLGWLHWGRVPLLVLLILFLAGFSLAGYVVQSTAVAMWGSALPAWLASIPAVFVGMSTLRGVGGFAARYAPRDETTAVSEQSLIGRAGVVARGVARRGMAAEAKVRDTHGYVHYVMVEPDLDDVVFDEGADIVLVRKISRGFTCIANPHPQLL encoded by the coding sequence ATGAGCATATTGACTGCGCCCGAAACCTGGCCATTTGCTGCAGCATTGGTCACGGTAGTCGGTCTTGGGGTCCTGGAAGGACTGGGCATGCTGTTTGCCACCAGTCCGTCTTTGTGGGTCGACAACCTGGTGCCGGATGCACCTGATGGTGCTGAGGGTGTGCTGGGGTGGCTGCACTGGGGGCGCGTGCCGCTGCTGGTTCTGCTGATTCTTTTTTTGGCGGGATTCTCTCTCGCGGGATATGTCGTTCAGTCCACTGCCGTGGCAATGTGGGGTTCCGCGTTGCCAGCGTGGCTTGCATCCATCCCTGCCGTGTTTGTTGGCATGTCTACCTTGCGCGGCGTTGGGGGTTTTGCGGCCCGATATGCGCCGCGTGATGAAACCACTGCTGTTAGCGAGCAAAGTTTGATCGGGCGAGCCGGTGTTGTGGCGCGCGGAGTAGCCCGACGTGGCATGGCTGCCGAAGCAAAAGTACGAGACACCCACGGCTACGTCCACTATGTCATGGTGGAGCCTGATCTGGACGACGTGGTGTTTGATGAGGGCGCTGACATTGTGCTGGTGAGAAAGATCAGCAGGGGTTTCACCTGCATTGCCAACCCCCATCCCCAATTACTTTAA
- the edd gene encoding phosphogluconate dehydratase: protein MPDTTSTPVALHPVVEAVTRRIVERSAATRSAYLAQVAQMADRKPGADRMGCANVAHAFAAMPEADKTRVTGLDKLKIVAEKGPNIGIVNAYNDLLSAHAPLQHYPDLVKVEARKHGATAQVAGGVPAMCDGVTQGTAGMELSLFSRDAIAMATAVSLSHDVFDAALMLGVCDKIVPGLLIGALHFGHLPTVFVPAGPMTSGLPNNEKAKVREKAAQGLVGRPELLAAESAAYHGEGTCTFYGTANSNQMLLEAMGLHVPGTAFINPGDGVRQELTREAVRTVLGITKAKRFAPIGEVVDERCIVNAMVALLATGGSTNHLIHWVAVARAAGIVIDWDDFSSLSDVVPLLTRVYPNGSADVNQFQAAGGPGYVIRELLDAGFMHADVLTVRSGGLREYTAIPSAKADGGLQWADAGASKDETVVRPASSPFSASGGLKLLKGNLGRSVIKVSAVPDDRHIIEAPCRVFDSQDALHKAFSADELNHDVICVVRWQGPQANGMPELHKLTPPLAVLQGKGYRVALVTDGRMSGASGKVPAAIHVSPEAAAGGPLAKVRDGDIIRLDANAETLQVLVSDAEWAARPLDTMPEALRAANGIGMGRELFANFRRNALAAEEGACTWF from the coding sequence ATGCCAGACACCACCTCTACCCCCGTCGCGTTGCACCCTGTTGTGGAGGCGGTGACCCGCCGTATCGTGGAGCGCAGCGCGGCCACCCGCAGCGCGTATCTGGCCCAAGTCGCGCAGATGGCTGATCGCAAGCCCGGTGCCGACCGCATGGGTTGTGCCAACGTGGCTCACGCTTTTGCCGCGATGCCCGAGGCCGACAAGACCCGCGTCACCGGACTGGACAAGCTCAAGATCGTGGCCGAGAAGGGCCCGAACATCGGCATCGTCAACGCTTATAACGACCTGCTTTCCGCCCACGCGCCCTTGCAGCATTACCCTGATCTGGTCAAGGTCGAAGCCCGCAAGCACGGCGCAACAGCCCAAGTGGCGGGCGGTGTGCCCGCCATGTGCGACGGCGTGACCCAAGGTACCGCCGGCATGGAGCTGAGCTTGTTCAGCCGCGACGCCATCGCCATGGCTACTGCCGTGTCGCTGAGCCACGATGTGTTTGACGCCGCCCTGATGCTGGGCGTGTGCGACAAGATCGTGCCCGGCTTGCTGATTGGCGCACTGCACTTCGGCCACCTGCCCACCGTGTTTGTGCCCGCCGGCCCCATGACTTCGGGCCTGCCCAACAACGAAAAAGCCAAGGTGCGCGAAAAAGCCGCCCAGGGTCTGGTCGGCCGCCCCGAGCTGCTGGCCGCCGAAAGCGCCGCCTACCACGGCGAAGGCACTTGCACCTTCTACGGCACGGCCAACAGCAACCAGATGCTGCTCGAAGCCATGGGCCTGCATGTGCCCGGCACCGCCTTCATCAACCCCGGCGACGGTGTGCGCCAGGAACTCACCCGCGAAGCCGTGCGCACCGTGCTGGGCATTACCAAGGCCAAGCGCTTCGCGCCCATCGGCGAGGTGGTGGACGAGCGCTGCATCGTGAACGCCATGGTCGCCTTATTGGCTACCGGCGGTTCGACCAACCATTTGATCCACTGGGTGGCCGTGGCCCGCGCCGCGGGCATCGTGATCGACTGGGATGACTTCTCGTCCCTGTCGGACGTGGTGCCTTTGCTGACACGCGTGTACCCCAACGGTAGCGCCGACGTGAACCAGTTCCAGGCGGCAGGCGGCCCCGGTTACGTGATTCGCGAGCTGCTGGATGCCGGCTTCATGCACGCTGATGTGTTGACCGTACGCAGCGGTGGCCTGCGTGAATACACCGCCATTCCGTCCGCCAAAGCCGATGGCGGCTTGCAGTGGGCAGATGCCGGTGCCAGCAAGGACGAGACCGTGGTGCGCCCAGCCAGCAGCCCCTTCAGCGCCAGCGGTGGCCTCAAGTTGCTCAAGGGCAACCTGGGCCGCAGCGTGATCAAGGTGTCTGCGGTGCCGGACGACCGCCACATCATTGAAGCGCCTTGCCGAGTGTTCGACTCGCAAGACGCACTGCACAAAGCCTTCAGCGCCGATGAACTCAACCACGACGTGATTTGCGTGGTGCGTTGGCAAGGCCCGCAGGCCAATGGCATGCCTGAGCTGCACAAGCTCACCCCGCCCCTGGCCGTGCTGCAAGGCAAGGGTTATCGCGTGGCGCTGGTGACGGATGGCCGCATGAGCGGCGCCTCCGGCAAAGTGCCTGCCGCCATCCACGTGTCGCCTGAGGCCGCTGCCGGTGGCCCGCTGGCCAAGGTGCGCGATGGCGACATCATCCGCCTGGACGCCAACGCCGAAACCCTGCAAGTGCTGGTGAGCGACGCCGAGTGGGCCGCACGCCCCTTGGACACCATGCCCGAAGCCCTGCGTGCTGCTAATGGCATCGGCATGGGCCGCGAACTATTTGCCAACTTCCGCCGCAATGCACTGGCCGCCGAAGAAGGCGCCTGCACCTGGTTCTGA
- the pdxH gene encoding pyridoxamine 5'-phosphate oxidase produces the protein MTSIADLRKSYERAELDEHASHADPLQQFDRWLQEAIQGEIPEPNAMTLATVGSDLRPSTRVVLIKGYDARGIVWYTNYGSRKGQALAGNPYAALQFHWVELERVVRIEGVVEKVSDEESDAYFHSRPLDSRIGAWASPQSEVIPGRTVLVTNAAKYAAQFLLQPPRPPHWGGYRLKPDQWEFWQGRKSRLHDRLRYRAGEDGQWLRERLAP, from the coding sequence ATGACATCCATTGCCGACCTTCGCAAAAGCTACGAACGTGCCGAACTCGATGAGCACGCCTCGCACGCTGACCCGCTCCAACAATTCGATCGCTGGCTTCAGGAAGCCATTCAGGGCGAGATTCCCGAACCCAATGCCATGACGCTGGCCACTGTGGGCAGCGACTTGCGCCCGTCCACCCGCGTGGTACTGATCAAAGGGTACGACGCCCGCGGCATCGTCTGGTACACCAACTACGGCAGCCGCAAGGGCCAGGCACTGGCGGGCAACCCGTATGCGGCTTTGCAGTTCCATTGGGTGGAGCTGGAGCGCGTGGTACGCATTGAAGGCGTGGTCGAAAAAGTGAGTGATGAGGAAAGCGACGCCTACTTCCACAGCCGCCCGCTGGATTCGCGCATTGGCGCTTGGGCTTCGCCCCAGAGCGAGGTGATTCCGGGTCGCACGGTGCTGGTCACCAACGCCGCCAAATACGCCGCACAGTTTTTGCTGCAACCTCCCCGTCCGCCGCACTGGGGTGGCTACAGGCTCAAGCCGGACCAGTGGGAATTCTGGCAAGGCCGCAAGAGCCGCCTGCATGACCGCCTGCGCTACCGCGCAGGCGAAGACGGCCAGTGGCTGCGCGAGCGCTTGGCACCCTAG
- the gloA gene encoding lactoylglutathione lyase — protein sequence MQFLHTMLRVGNLQRSIDFYTQVLGMQLLRTSENPEYKYSLAFLGFDGGNPAQAEIELTYNWGTESYELGTAYGHIALGVPDAYAAVEKIKAAGGNVTREAGPVKGGSTVIAFVTDPDGYKIELIQKAPREAGVGLR from the coding sequence ATGCAATTCCTCCACACCATGCTGCGCGTTGGCAACCTTCAACGCTCCATCGATTTCTACACCCAAGTGCTAGGCATGCAATTGCTGCGCACCTCGGAGAACCCGGAATACAAATACAGCCTCGCCTTCCTCGGATTCGATGGCGGCAACCCCGCTCAGGCTGAGATCGAGCTCACCTACAACTGGGGCACCGAAAGCTACGAACTGGGCACCGCCTACGGCCACATCGCCCTGGGCGTGCCCGACGCCTATGCCGCCGTGGAGAAAATCAAAGCCGCCGGCGGCAACGTGACCCGCGAGGCTGGCCCCGTCAAAGGCGGCAGCACAGTGATCGCCTTCGTAACCGATCCGGACGGCTACAAGATCGAACTGATCCAAAAAGCACCAAGAGAAGCAGGTGTAGGCCTGCGTTAA
- a CDS encoding SRPBCC domain-containing protein: MESIDHRSDIRSHFIAASPSTVFAAMSGPDRVARWWGPDGFSSTMHTFDFQPGGSWVLTMHAPDGTDYPNESRFSRIVLDALWEIEHLNGHRFTLTLELKPSGEGTEVCWRQTFDTVEHYQALATFVAAANQQNLERLAAEVLR, from the coding sequence ATGGAATCCATAGATCACCGTTCTGATATCCGCAGCCACTTCATCGCTGCATCGCCATCCACTGTATTCGCCGCCATGAGCGGCCCTGATCGGGTGGCACGTTGGTGGGGCCCGGATGGCTTCAGCAGCACCATGCACACATTTGATTTCCAGCCCGGGGGCAGCTGGGTGCTGACCATGCATGCGCCGGACGGGACGGACTATCCGAATGAAAGCCGGTTTTCCAGGATCGTGCTGGATGCTTTGTGGGAGATAGAGCACCTGAACGGCCACCGTTTCACATTGACGCTGGAGCTCAAGCCCTCAGGCGAAGGTACCGAAGTGTGCTGGCGGCAGACCTTTGACACCGTAGAGCATTACCAAGCCCTGGCCACCTTTGTGGCTGCGGCCAACCAGCAGAATCTGGAGCGATTGGCCGCCGAGGTACTGCGTTAA